DNA from Luteolibacter flavescens:
GCAACGAGCAGAACGCCACCGGCCGACTGCTTCCAGACGATCGCCCGCCGGACCGGGGCCGAAAGGGTGTAGGTGATCTTCGCCCTCTTCTGCACGAACCACATCACCACGAGAAACACGATCAGTTTGATCAGGATGAAAGTGGAAACCCACGAAGGGATCAGCATGATAAGGAAAACCCACGGAGGGGTCCATGCGATCCTCACCCTTTTCCGCCATGAGTCCGCATCCGCCGGGGCATTTGATCGCATGCAAACCGGTGGCAGTTCCGCCCCGTCCCGGACCACGAGAAATTCACCGTCCCGGAAATAGAGGGCATCCCCGGCCAGCGGCGGTGCCAGCGAGCCATCCTCAACCGGGGGCGCATACGGATTCTCTTCCATGACAACTTGCCGGGCTGCCACCTGATTCACAGGTCAATTCTTCACCAGTGTTTCCTCGCCCTCGCTGCGGGCGACGAGGACGGCCACGCAGGTATCGCCGAAGACATTCACCGCGGTGCGGCTCATGTCGAGGAAGCGGTCCACGGCGAGCAGCACGCCCATGGCTGCCTCCGCTCCCTGGATGCCGGAGTTCTTCAAGATGAGCAGGATGGCCACCAGGCTGGCGTGCGGCACCCCCGCGATGCCCACGCTGGTGAGCAGCGCGGCCAGCACCACGAAGAACATCTCCGCAAAGCCCATGTGCACTCCCATGACCTGCGCGACGAACATCACCGCCACGCACTCGTAGAGCGCCGTGCCGTCCGTATTGATCGACGTGCCGATGGGCAGCGTGAAGGACGTCACGCGCGAGGAGACGCCCACGCGATCCCTCACCGACTCCATCGTCAGCGGCAGCGTGGCGGCGGAGGAGGCCGTGGAGAAGGCCATGATGAGCGCCTGCTTCACCGCGGAGAAATGCCGCATCGGATTCACCCGCGCCACCAGCATCAGCACCAGCGGCATGGTGACGAAGAGGTGCAGCCCCAGCGCCAGCAGCACGGTCACGACGTACTTCCCGAGATTTGCAAACAGCCCGAAGCCCGTGGAATAGATGACCGGCAGGATGAGCGCATAGACGCCGATGGGCGCGAAGGCCATGATCCAGTGGACGATGGTGCCCACCGCCTCCGAGGCCGCGACGAAGAACTCGCGCAGGGACTTCCCCTGCTGCTCCGGCAGCTTCGTCACGGCCGCGGCAAAGAGCAGGCTGAAGATCAGCACGCCCAGCACCGACTCATTCGATGCGGCGGCGGCGAAGATATTCTCCGGCAGCATCGAGCGGAAGATCCCCGAGATGCTCTCCCAGATGCCCTTGCCCTCCGGCACGCTACCGGATGCCGCGGCGATCTTTTCCATGTCCGCCGGATTCACGCCGGTCCCCTGCGCGAAGGCATTCCGGATCGACTCATTCGGCTGGCCGTCCGTCAGGCCCGGCGCGATGACGCTGACGAGCACGAGGCCGAGCAGGATGGCGAGCAAGCCGGTGCCCATGTAGAAGCCGATCGTCTTCAGCCCCAGCCGGCCAAAGCCCTGCGCGTCCTTCAGCCCCGCGATGCCGCCGACCACCGAGGTGACGATGAGCGGGATGATGATCATCTTCAGCGCCCGCAGGAAGAGATCCCCCACCAGCTTGCAGCCCTCCAGCGCCGCATTCACGAAGGACGACTCCGAGGCCTCGCCGAAGATGCCGCGGAAGCTGGCAGCGGTGAGCGTGGCGAGGAGCAGCGCGGCAAGGATCTGCCAGTGGAGGGCGAGGCGGTTTTTCATCAGGGCAAGCAGGAAAATGGGGTGCGTGGCGGACTGCGCGAGCACGCCGGGTACCGGTTACACAAGGGACTGCCGGATGGCGGGGCAAGCATCATCGCCCCCGCGGTCGCTCCGCTCCGCCGCCTCACACCGGCACGGCCATCCCCTCCGCCTCCGCCAGCCGCCGCTGGTTCGCATCGAAGGTGAGGAATTCCGCCGCGCCCAGGTGCAGCGCCGTGGCCACGTGGAGGATGTCATTCAGCCGGTGCCCGCCCGCCGCCGTGTGCTTCGCGCTCAGCGACTCCGCCAGGCGATGCACGTCCGCCCAATCCACCGCCGTCACCTCCAGGATGCCGGTGGAAAGGTCCGCCTGCAGGTCGCGCAGCATCCGCGTGGCCTCGGCAGGCGGGTAGCCCTTGCTGCGGTCCAGCGAAAAGAGCCGCCCCTGGAACCGCACCGACTGGCGGAAC
Protein-coding regions in this window:
- a CDS encoding type II toxin-antitoxin system VapC family toxin translates to MSAFPDTSFLCAIYRTQDNSDRADAWMLARSGPLAASSYLLLEFRQSVRFQGRLFSLDRSKGYPPAEATRMLRDLQADLSTGILEVTAVDWADVHRLAESLSAKHTAAGGHRLNDILHVATALHLGAAEFLTFDANQRRLAEAEGMAVPV
- a CDS encoding dicarboxylate/amino acid:cation symporter, whose protein sequence is MKNRLALHWQILAALLLATLTAASFRGIFGEASESSFVNAALEGCKLVGDLFLRALKMIIIPLIVTSVVGGIAGLKDAQGFGRLGLKTIGFYMGTGLLAILLGLVLVSVIAPGLTDGQPNESIRNAFAQGTGVNPADMEKIAAASGSVPEGKGIWESISGIFRSMLPENIFAAAASNESVLGVLIFSLLFAAAVTKLPEQQGKSLREFFVAASEAVGTIVHWIMAFAPIGVYALILPVIYSTGFGLFANLGKYVVTVLLALGLHLFVTMPLVLMLVARVNPMRHFSAVKQALIMAFSTASSAATLPLTMESVRDRVGVSSRVTSFTLPIGTSINTDGTALYECVAVMFVAQVMGVHMGFAEMFFVVLAALLTSVGIAGVPHASLVAILLILKNSGIQGAEAAMGVLLAVDRFLDMSRTAVNVFGDTCVAVLVARSEGEETLVKN